Proteins encoded in a region of the Sphingomonas sp. OV641 genome:
- a CDS encoding NAD(+) synthase, with protein MNERFTSIHHHRMLRVAAATPIASVGDTVANAKATLELAARAHKEAVDLVVFPELNLSSYAIDDLHLQSAQQNASCEALLALAEGTANLRPVLLVGVALPRNGRLYNCAVAVARGKILGVVPKTFLPNYREYYEKRWFSSGSGLTGLSMDLNGQTVPFGTDLLFQAADLPHFFFHAEICEDYWSPTPPSTAGALAGALVCCNLSASNVVIGKSRERAMLSAAQSARAVCAYVYSAAGPGESTTDLAWDGQGTIHELGEPLATSTRFALDPELVIADVDCERLTQERLRTGTFGDAAAFSGHPETRFRRIAFNHAPDYADVGLKRAIRRFPFVPDTPSRLDEDCYEAFNIQVEGLLKRVVATGVERLVIGVSGGLDSTHALIVAAKALDRLGRPRSDILGITMPGFATSEGTKDNAWKLMHALGITAEEIDIRPAARTMLEGMAHPYAKGEPVYDVTFENVQAGLRTDYLFRIANQRRGIVVGTGDLSELALGWCTYGVGDHMSHYGVNAGVPKTLIQFLIRWCIATDQYDSQTDAVLEAILAQEISPELVPADESGAMQSTESKIGPYSLNDFFTHYVIRHGLAPSKIAFLAWHAWRDVDAGRWPIGYPEEARTAYDIDVVKGWLEKFLVRFFQTSQFKRSALPNSPKVSAGGAVSPRGDWRAPSDGTASSWLAELAANGP; from the coding sequence ATGAACGAGCGCTTCACTTCCATTCACCACCACCGCATGCTTCGCGTGGCGGCGGCTACTCCGATCGCCAGTGTCGGAGACACGGTTGCGAACGCGAAGGCAACGCTGGAGTTGGCGGCACGCGCGCACAAAGAAGCGGTCGACCTTGTCGTTTTTCCCGAGCTTAACCTCAGCTCCTACGCGATCGATGATCTGCACCTCCAGTCCGCGCAGCAGAATGCGTCCTGTGAGGCGCTCCTCGCCCTAGCCGAGGGCACGGCAAACCTCAGACCTGTCCTTCTTGTGGGTGTAGCACTGCCAAGGAACGGCAGGCTGTATAACTGTGCCGTCGCGGTCGCCCGGGGCAAGATCCTGGGTGTGGTCCCCAAGACTTTCCTGCCGAACTACCGGGAATATTACGAAAAGCGCTGGTTTAGCAGCGGATCCGGTCTGACCGGGCTTTCGATGGACCTGAACGGGCAAACGGTGCCTTTCGGCACCGATCTCTTATTTCAGGCGGCGGATCTGCCGCATTTCTTCTTCCACGCCGAAATCTGCGAGGATTACTGGTCGCCCACCCCGCCCTCCACTGCGGGCGCGCTTGCTGGCGCCTTGGTCTGCTGCAATCTCTCTGCATCAAATGTGGTGATCGGGAAATCGCGAGAGCGGGCGATGCTCTCCGCTGCACAATCCGCGCGCGCCGTTTGCGCCTACGTCTATTCCGCCGCAGGCCCTGGCGAAAGCACGACCGATCTCGCATGGGATGGCCAAGGCACCATCCACGAACTTGGAGAGCCGCTGGCAACCTCCACACGCTTCGCGCTCGATCCTGAGCTGGTGATAGCGGACGTGGATTGTGAGCGCCTGACCCAGGAACGTCTACGGACGGGCACGTTCGGGGACGCAGCGGCCTTTTCTGGTCACCCTGAGACTCGGTTTCGACGTATCGCGTTCAATCACGCTCCCGATTACGCCGACGTTGGGCTCAAGCGGGCGATACGGCGCTTTCCCTTCGTTCCCGACACACCGTCCCGCCTTGATGAGGATTGCTACGAAGCGTTCAACATCCAGGTGGAAGGCTTGCTGAAGCGGGTTGTTGCCACAGGCGTGGAGCGACTGGTGATCGGCGTGTCCGGGGGGCTTGATTCCACACATGCGCTGATAGTGGCGGCAAAGGCGCTGGACCGTCTGGGCCGTCCCCGTTCGGACATTCTCGGCATCACCATGCCAGGGTTCGCGACTAGCGAAGGCACGAAGGATAATGCCTGGAAACTGATGCATGCGCTCGGCATCACCGCCGAAGAAATCGATATTCGTCCCGCCGCTCGGACCATGCTGGAAGGGATGGCTCACCCTTACGCCAAGGGTGAGCCCGTCTATGACGTCACCTTCGAAAATGTTCAGGCTGGCCTGCGGACAGACTATCTCTTCCGCATCGCCAACCAGCGTCGCGGGATCGTGGTCGGCACGGGCGATCTCAGCGAGCTCGCCCTTGGCTGGTGCACTTATGGCGTCGGCGACCATATGAGCCACTATGGCGTCAACGCAGGCGTGCCCAAGACGTTGATCCAGTTCCTGATCCGCTGGTGCATTGCGACGGATCAATACGATTCGCAGACCGATGCGGTCCTCGAGGCTATCCTGGCCCAGGAGATTTCACCCGAGCTGGTGCCCGCTGACGAATCCGGCGCAATGCAAAGCACCGAAAGCAAGATCGGTCCCTATTCGCTGAACGACTTCTTCACGCATTACGTGATCCGCCATGGGCTCGCCCCTTCCAAGATCGCCTTTCTCGCCTGGCATGCTTGGCGAGATGTGGATGCCGGACGGTGGCCGATCGGATATCCGGAGGAAGCGCGTACGGCTTACGACATTGATGTGGTGAAAGGCTGGCTGGAGAAGTTTCTCGTCCGCTTCTTCCAGACGAGCCAATTCAAGCGATCGGCCCTGCCGAACTCGCCCAAGGTGTCGGCGGGCGGCGCCGTGTCTCCGCGGGGTGACTGGCGCGCGCCTTCGGATGGCACTGCCTCCTCGTGGCTGGCGGAACTGGCGGCGAACGGACCCTGA
- a CDS encoding SDR family NAD(P)-dependent oxidoreductase, producing MRAVPEVISRLDGAGAIVTGAASGMGRATAVLLARAGSSVAVTDVRLEAAQSVADEITGEGLRAKAWALDVADATHITSVVQDVAAAFGDLSIIVNNAGISANLPIDDDRYDQHWDRHLSVLLTAHQRLIRAALPHLRRAANPRIVNIASTEGLGATAGFSAYSAAKAGVIGLTRSLAVELGKSGITVNCICPGPVETGMTQAIPDEAKQVYAARRTALRRYGLPEEVAFMTASLCAPGASFVTGAIIPVDGGLMARNA from the coding sequence ATGCGGGCTGTGCCAGAGGTAATCAGTCGCCTGGATGGCGCGGGTGCGATCGTCACCGGTGCCGCCAGCGGAATGGGCAGGGCGACAGCCGTCCTGCTGGCTCGGGCCGGGTCCAGCGTTGCTGTAACAGACGTGCGGCTCGAAGCGGCCCAGTCGGTTGCGGATGAAATCACGGGTGAGGGCTTGCGGGCCAAGGCGTGGGCGCTCGATGTGGCGGATGCCACCCACATCACCAGCGTCGTTCAGGACGTAGCCGCGGCGTTCGGCGACCTGTCGATCATCGTGAACAATGCGGGGATCTCTGCCAATCTGCCGATCGACGATGATCGCTACGATCAGCATTGGGATCGGCACCTTTCCGTCCTGTTGACCGCGCATCAGCGCCTGATCCGTGCGGCTCTCCCCCACCTTCGGCGCGCCGCGAACCCGCGGATCGTCAACATCGCCTCGACCGAGGGGCTGGGCGCTACCGCCGGTTTCAGTGCTTACTCTGCCGCGAAAGCTGGCGTCATTGGTCTGACCCGTAGCCTCGCTGTGGAACTCGGCAAGTCGGGCATCACGGTCAATTGCATCTGCCCGGGCCCGGTCGAGACAGGAATGACTCAAGCGATTCCGGATGAGGCGAAGCAGGTCTATGCTGCACGCCGGACGGCGCTACGCCGCTATGGTCTGCCGGAGGAAGTCGCGTTCATGACGGCAAGCCTGTGCGCGCCGGGCGCAAGTTTCGTCACAGGCGCCATCATTCCCGTCGACGGTGGTCTCATGGCGCGCAACGCCTGA
- a CDS encoding manganese catalase family protein, with protein MYYHDRRLQYPVRVDTPNPQFARMLQQAIGGVEGEIRVAMQYFFQAWGNRAPTTKYRDLLLNTATEELGHIEMLATAVALNLETAPSSAQEEGATDSIVGAVMGGGNAKHAIEGIIHKNLLSSGMAAMPIDSDGVPFNMSHIYASGNAAADMFCNVAAESTGRVLAVRLFNATEDPGMKDMLRFLIARDTMHQQQWLAALEDMGGLRAALPIPNSFPQSEENQEHNHDFFVTSLDGSFPEGRWTDGETFDGKGEFSVFRAQPLGEEPVLGPARPDSGAQTEQIGG; from the coding sequence ATGTATTATCATGACCGACGGCTTCAGTATCCGGTTCGTGTGGATACGCCTAATCCCCAGTTTGCCCGAATGCTCCAGCAAGCGATCGGCGGGGTCGAAGGTGAGATCCGTGTCGCCATGCAATACTTTTTCCAAGCGTGGGGCAACCGTGCGCCGACCACGAAATATCGGGACCTGTTGCTGAACACGGCAACGGAAGAACTAGGGCATATTGAAATGCTGGCTACAGCAGTGGCCTTGAATCTCGAGACGGCGCCGAGCTCTGCCCAGGAGGAAGGCGCAACCGACAGTATCGTCGGTGCCGTCATGGGCGGCGGCAATGCCAAGCACGCGATTGAAGGGATCATCCACAAGAACCTGCTGTCGTCCGGCATGGCAGCGATGCCCATCGATTCCGATGGCGTGCCGTTCAACATGAGCCATATTTACGCCAGTGGGAACGCAGCGGCTGACATGTTCTGCAACGTAGCTGCCGAGAGCACCGGTCGTGTTCTTGCAGTGCGATTGTTCAATGCCACTGAAGATCCAGGTATGAAGGATATGCTCCGGTTCCTTATTGCTCGGGATACCATGCACCAGCAACAATGGCTCGCGGCGCTCGAGGATATGGGCGGGCTGCGCGCGGCATTGCCGATCCCGAACAGCTTCCCGCAGAGCGAAGAGAATCAGGAGCATAACCACGATTTCTTCGTCACCTCCCTCGACGGCAGCTTCCCGGAAGGGCGCTGGACCGACGGAGAAACGTTCGACGGCAAGGGTGAATTCAGCGTCTTTCGCGCACAGCCGTTGGGGGAGGAGCCGGTGCTTGGTCCGGCGAGGCCTGACAGCGGGGCGCAGACCGAGCAGATTGGCGGCTAG
- a CDS encoding fructose bisphosphate aldolase, whose translation MTPAEMTAKIAEGQGFIAALDQSGGSTPKALKGYGIEEGAWSTEEEMFGLIHDMRARIITSPVFTGDKVIGAILFERTMDGQAGGKPVPQALQDRGVVPFLKIDKGLEDEDNGVQLMKAMPGLDALLDRAAKLGVFGTKERSVINLANREGIAAVVAQQFKIAQQVLSHGLVPIIEPEVNIKSAERAEADTILLEELTKALDAMGGDQKVMLKLSLPTKPDLFLPLVEHPRVLRVVALSGGYARPEACRELARNHGVIASFSRALLEDLRHGMSDAEFNESLGAAIDQIWTASAKKEALSAAA comes from the coding sequence ATGACTCCTGCTGAGATGACCGCCAAGATTGCAGAAGGCCAGGGTTTCATCGCCGCTCTTGATCAGTCGGGTGGCTCCACGCCGAAGGCGCTGAAGGGGTACGGCATCGAAGAGGGAGCCTGGTCTACAGAAGAGGAGATGTTCGGCCTCATCCATGACATGCGCGCACGCATCATCACCTCACCGGTGTTCACGGGCGACAAGGTGATTGGCGCCATTCTGTTCGAGCGGACCATGGATGGCCAAGCCGGCGGCAAGCCCGTCCCGCAGGCATTGCAAGATCGCGGCGTTGTGCCTTTTCTGAAGATCGACAAGGGGCTGGAAGACGAAGACAACGGCGTTCAGCTCATGAAGGCAATGCCGGGGCTGGATGCGCTGCTCGATCGCGCGGCCAAGCTGGGCGTTTTCGGAACCAAAGAACGTTCGGTGATCAACCTCGCCAATCGTGAGGGCATCGCGGCCGTTGTGGCGCAGCAGTTCAAAATTGCGCAGCAGGTCCTCTCCCATGGGTTGGTTCCGATCATCGAACCGGAGGTCAACATCAAGAGCGCCGAGCGTGCCGAGGCGGACACCATCCTGCTCGAAGAGCTGACCAAGGCACTCGACGCGATGGGTGGCGATCAGAAGGTGATGCTGAAGCTTTCCTTGCCGACGAAGCCCGACCTGTTCCTGCCGCTCGTAGAACATCCACGCGTCCTGCGCGTCGTCGCGCTTTCCGGTGGCTATGCCCGTCCGGAAGCGTGTCGTGAGCTTGCCCGCAACCATGGGGTTATCGCCAGCTTCAGCCGCGCGCTGCTCGAGGATCTCCGCCACGGTATGAGCGACGCCGAATTCAACGAATCTCTTGGCGCGGCGATCGATCAGATCTGGACCGCATCGGCGAAAAAGGAGGCGCTGTCGGCCGCGGCTTAA
- a CDS encoding glucoamylase family protein, translated as MLDRRTFLANTSFGLAGLASGCADPAIPVTPSPKPPALPDFYEEIEYRTFRYFRDTVNAANGLIPDRWPSPSAANIAAVGAALAIWPMAVERGWISRDLALTLTRAALRFFDEAPQGEGPSGMSGHRGFFYRLIDMKSGARYKKAEISSVDTASLHLGMLFAAGWWSGDNEDEQEVRRRATDIVDRAEWLWFQNGSAEISQSWRPEGGFARSGVIGYNEGLTAVLLALGSARHAVEDGAWEAWSAPYPRLWRGEGETRHLAYGPLCGHQLGHMWIDFRGIRDTVMRGAGFDYFENSRRATYANRAYCIANPMRWDGYSADLWGLTASDGPGAFQLPFKGETRTFHGYARRGPLDLPGERDDGTLSPAASLGSLPFAPEIVLPAAKAFMAVPGLYREYGFLNGYNPSFRFTDRKVETGNLNLQSGWVAGDYLALTQALILVQAANARSDFVWKIMRRSPVLRRGLTRAGFTGGWIQQKSD; from the coding sequence ATGCTTGATCGCCGGACATTCCTTGCGAACACCTCATTTGGCCTTGCGGGACTAGCGTCGGGGTGTGCCGATCCGGCCATTCCGGTCACGCCAAGTCCCAAGCCGCCGGCGCTGCCCGACTTCTACGAAGAGATCGAATATCGCACCTTCCGCTATTTCCGGGACACGGTGAATGCGGCGAACGGCCTGATTCCCGACCGGTGGCCAAGCCCGAGCGCGGCCAATATCGCCGCAGTGGGCGCGGCATTGGCGATCTGGCCGATGGCGGTCGAGCGTGGTTGGATCAGCCGGGATCTGGCGCTGACCCTGACACGCGCGGCGCTTCGCTTCTTCGATGAGGCGCCGCAGGGTGAGGGACCCAGTGGGATGAGCGGCCATCGCGGCTTCTTTTATCGCCTGATCGATATGAAAAGCGGCGCGCGGTACAAGAAGGCCGAAATTTCCAGCGTGGACACCGCCTCCCTTCATCTCGGGATGCTCTTTGCCGCCGGATGGTGGAGCGGCGATAACGAAGACGAGCAGGAGGTTCGCCGCCGCGCGACGGACATCGTGGATCGCGCCGAGTGGCTTTGGTTTCAGAACGGCAGCGCGGAGATATCGCAGAGTTGGCGTCCGGAGGGCGGCTTCGCCCGCTCGGGTGTGATTGGCTACAATGAGGGGCTGACCGCCGTACTGCTGGCACTGGGATCGGCGCGCCATGCCGTGGAGGACGGCGCCTGGGAGGCCTGGAGTGCACCCTATCCGCGCTTGTGGCGAGGCGAAGGCGAGACCCGCCACCTCGCTTACGGTCCTTTATGCGGCCATCAGCTTGGCCATATGTGGATCGATTTTCGCGGGATCCGCGACACGGTGATGCGCGGCGCCGGCTTCGATTATTTCGAGAACAGCCGCAGGGCGACCTACGCCAACCGAGCCTATTGCATCGCCAATCCGATGCGGTGGGACGGCTATTCCGCAGACCTTTGGGGCTTGACGGCGAGCGACGGGCCCGGTGCGTTTCAACTGCCGTTTAAGGGCGAGACACGCACGTTCCACGGCTATGCCCGGCGAGGCCCGCTCGATCTGCCGGGGGAGAGGGATGACGGCACATTGTCGCCTGCCGCATCGCTCGGGAGTCTGCCGTTCGCGCCCGAGATCGTGCTTCCCGCCGCCAAGGCGTTCATGGCCGTTCCGGGCTTGTACCGTGAATATGGTTTCCTGAATGGGTACAATCCGAGCTTCCGTTTCACTGACCGGAAAGTTGAAACGGGCAATCTCAACCTGCAGAGCGGATGGGTGGCGGGAGACTATCTTGCGCTTACGCAGGCACTGATCCTTGTTCAGGCTGCGAATGCGCGAAGTGATTTCGTGTGGAAGATCATGCGGCGCTCTCCGGTGCTACGTCGCGGGTTGACGCGCGCAGGGTTCACCGGAGGATGGATCCAGCAGAAGTCCGATTAG
- a CDS encoding LacI family DNA-binding transcriptional regulator: MTGATIRDVARLASVSVASVSRTLNGAANVHPETRARVLAAVDDLGYVPHAGARSLSLSRTHAIGVVLPDLHSEFFSEMIRGMDREASARGYHLLLSNIQPDTDHALKALRAMRGRIDGLVLMAPNVDPLALAAMLPSNMPTVTINTHVETKEGRLRVDNRAGATAMIRHLIEQGRRRIVHVAGPAVNSDARERLEGCSAALPAQVELRVTHGDFTEQSGADAINPMLADNVPFDAVFAANDMMALGVLHALRAAGRRVPADVAVGGFDDVPLARYLSLTTMRVQMAEMGARAAAHLIETLVGEAGTPVDETIVPALVVRGTSVLE; encoded by the coding sequence ATGACAGGGGCCACGATCCGGGACGTGGCGCGCCTCGCTTCTGTCTCGGTCGCGTCAGTATCCAGAACCCTGAACGGCGCCGCCAATGTTCATCCGGAAACGCGCGCTCGCGTGCTCGCCGCGGTGGATGACCTTGGTTATGTGCCGCACGCCGGCGCGCGAAGCCTCAGCCTCTCGCGAACACATGCAATCGGCGTAGTGCTGCCGGATCTACACAGTGAATTCTTTTCCGAAATGATCCGCGGCATGGACCGAGAGGCAAGTGCGCGCGGGTACCACCTTCTTCTTTCAAATATTCAGCCCGACACGGATCATGCGTTGAAGGCGCTACGCGCAATGCGGGGGCGTATCGACGGGCTCGTTCTGATGGCCCCGAACGTCGATCCGTTGGCGCTCGCGGCCATGTTGCCGTCAAACATGCCGACCGTGACGATCAATACGCACGTGGAGACGAAGGAAGGCAGGCTGCGGGTCGACAACCGCGCCGGCGCAACGGCGATGATCCGCCATCTGATAGAGCAGGGTCGGCGACGTATCGTTCATGTTGCCGGACCGGCCGTCAACTCTGATGCGCGGGAGCGGCTGGAGGGTTGTAGCGCTGCTCTTCCCGCCCAGGTTGAGCTCCGCGTGACGCACGGCGACTTCACTGAGCAATCTGGCGCAGACGCAATCAATCCAATGCTTGCCGACAATGTCCCTTTCGACGCCGTGTTCGCGGCGAATGACATGATGGCGCTTGGCGTTCTGCATGCGCTGCGAGCGGCTGGACGAAGGGTGCCGGCCGACGTGGCGGTTGGCGGCTTCGATGATGTTCCGCTCGCGCGATATCTCTCGCTCACCACCATGCGGGTTCAAATGGCGGAGATGGGCGCGCGTGCGGCCGCACATCTGATCGAAACCTTGGTGGGCGAAGCAGGGACGCCCGTCGACGAGACCATCGTGCCGGCGCTTGTGGTTCGCGGTACGAGCGTGCTGGAGTAA
- a CDS encoding sensor domain-containing diguanylate cyclase, with the protein MAGGTGGERTLIFSQATRRLRSACIGRVMATTRQPRIASSILLGCAYFVICAGTLRLTRFDEGVAFLWIATALLTAWLNTRPFQQWTAPLAACAVGSASATALWGLGPQMALPFAAINMFEAAVGAAFLNRLAPHRSVLDSHRWLVIFALAAGVIAPFLSALLAASVLSLGADQPFLRNALNWYSGHALGTLTFMPIFLLVMRGDATRLMKRMDRRKAAEFCALVTLVAVVSYVSFAQDRLPLLFLPMLPTVLATFRGGALSTAASIVILAVIGGTLTFQGHGPIGLIDAPLGARMQFLQLYIACAMLTILPANAELQQRAKLFRQLRESEARYRVLMENSTDIVINLDRSGRLLFASASIRQISGFAPEKLIGRRIGGLLLEADAERARASFRRIVADPDRTHVNEYRGVIETGDVRWFETHSRAVTDETGTVTGVVSAIRDISNRKAHEERLARAALTDPLTGLANRRGLDEELRARLSSGSGGCLALFDLDHFKRVNDTHGHAAGDEVLRRFAALARASVRDQDLVARLGGEEFAVVLPDATISQAALVCERLRQTIAEVGVQAEGALIFVTVSGGVAPYLRNQPPEEVLRSADQALYKAKHAGRDQLALAA; encoded by the coding sequence GTGGCTGGCGGAACTGGCGGCGAACGGACCCTGATTTTTAGCCAAGCAACGCGCCGTTTACGCTCTGCTTGTATCGGCCGCGTCATGGCGACCACCAGACAACCGCGAATCGCCTCTTCGATCTTACTCGGCTGCGCGTATTTCGTCATTTGCGCAGGGACGCTGCGTCTCACCCGTTTCGACGAAGGCGTCGCATTTCTGTGGATCGCGACGGCGCTCCTCACGGCCTGGCTGAACACCCGGCCGTTCCAGCAATGGACGGCGCCGCTGGCCGCCTGCGCGGTTGGAAGCGCCAGTGCGACCGCCCTTTGGGGCCTCGGGCCGCAGATGGCGCTTCCCTTTGCGGCCATCAACATGTTCGAAGCGGCCGTTGGCGCTGCATTTCTCAACCGCCTGGCACCACATCGGTCGGTGCTGGACTCCCACCGCTGGCTCGTGATCTTCGCCCTTGCGGCTGGTGTCATCGCACCCTTTCTCTCAGCGCTTCTGGCTGCGAGCGTGCTTTCGCTGGGTGCCGATCAGCCCTTTCTGAGGAATGCGCTGAACTGGTACAGCGGACATGCCCTCGGCACGCTGACGTTCATGCCCATTTTCCTGCTGGTCATGCGTGGCGACGCTACCCGCCTCATGAAGCGAATGGACCGGCGCAAGGCAGCGGAATTCTGCGCCCTGGTGACGCTGGTCGCGGTGGTGAGCTATGTCAGCTTCGCCCAGGACCGCCTTCCGCTGCTGTTCCTGCCCATGCTGCCGACGGTGCTTGCAACCTTCCGCGGAGGTGCTCTTTCGACGGCCGCCTCGATCGTCATTCTCGCGGTGATCGGCGGGACGCTAACGTTCCAGGGGCATGGACCCATCGGCCTGATTGACGCGCCTCTTGGCGCAAGAATGCAGTTCCTCCAGCTCTATATCGCGTGCGCGATGCTGACGATCCTGCCAGCGAACGCGGAACTGCAGCAACGCGCCAAACTCTTCCGGCAATTGCGTGAAAGTGAAGCGCGGTACCGCGTGCTCATGGAAAACTCGACCGACATCGTTATCAATCTCGATCGATCAGGACGCCTGCTGTTCGCTTCAGCATCAATTCGACAGATCAGCGGTTTCGCCCCAGAAAAACTGATCGGCCGCAGGATTGGTGGCTTGCTCCTCGAGGCGGACGCGGAACGGGCGCGTGCATCGTTCCGCCGCATTGTGGCGGATCCGGATCGCACCCATGTGAATGAATATCGCGGTGTGATCGAAACTGGGGACGTCCGCTGGTTCGAAACACACAGCCGCGCGGTCACCGACGAAACCGGCACGGTTACGGGTGTCGTCAGCGCGATCCGGGACATTTCGAACAGAAAGGCGCACGAAGAGCGTCTGGCACGCGCCGCACTGACGGATCCGCTCACCGGGCTCGCCAATCGGCGGGGCCTGGACGAGGAGCTCAGGGCCCGTCTTTCCTCCGGTTCGGGAGGGTGCCTCGCCCTGTTCGACCTCGATCATTTTAAGCGTGTCAACGATACGCACGGGCACGCTGCAGGCGATGAGGTGCTGCGCCGCTTCGCCGCCCTCGCCCGAGCCAGCGTCCGCGATCAGGATCTGGTGGCGCGACTTGGCGGAGAAGAATTCGCGGTCGTCCTGCCAGATGCAACGATCAGCCAGGCGGCGCTGGTCTGCGAACGACTGCGCCAGACGATTGCGGAAGTGGGCGTGCAAGCTGAGGGTGCGCTCATTTTCGTCACAGTAAGCGGAGGGGTCGCTCCATACCTGCGCAATCAGCCGCCGGAAGAGGTGCTGCGTTCCGCCGATCAGGCACTCTACAAGGCTAAGCATGCCGGGCGCGACCAGCTGGCGCTGGCCGCCTGA
- a CDS encoding phage tail protein, producing MQILRLLLGWRITNPATGEKRLATGLGIPPKRINLASFIKAANQAEELVNRSAGGTERRYTGAGVMTEGDDPKTSLDALCAACCGRFTDTGGRLSLVIAHNDLAEAATDAGLFTDDVIGPFTWDPDPALDQTYNVVRGRYVDTSAASLYQMVDYPEVRIPSPDGIDRPLTYDLAVVESPSQAQRIARQVLQRKQHQRTFTAPFDIRAWNWPVGGVVPFTFSPLGFDRKLFRVVEQEIGEGGTCNMTLREEAAEIYAWDANDLPAVQAVAAPAYDPAKNPFAQAINDTVDVSERLMISNSWPSGVSITAGDAGGSTTINVSAHERVYSDRTVSVAASAQIGLAYSTTYWLYYDDAARSGGDVSLQATTTYANAFPSDANPARHYVGWILTPAAGGGGSTGGGGTPPGGGGMNPIP from the coding sequence TTGCAGATCCTGCGGCTTCTGCTCGGCTGGCGGATCACCAACCCGGCTACCGGCGAGAAGCGGCTAGCAACGGGACTTGGCATCCCCCCGAAGCGCATCAACCTCGCGTCGTTCATCAAAGCGGCCAATCAGGCAGAAGAACTGGTCAATCGCTCTGCCGGCGGCACCGAGCGGCGCTATACGGGCGCTGGCGTCATGACTGAGGGCGACGACCCAAAGACCAGCCTGGATGCGCTCTGCGCGGCCTGCTGCGGGCGCTTCACCGATACAGGCGGGCGCCTGTCACTGGTGATCGCGCACAACGACCTTGCCGAAGCCGCCACGGACGCCGGCCTGTTCACTGACGACGTGATCGGGCCGTTCACCTGGGACCCGGATCCCGCGCTGGACCAGACCTATAACGTCGTTCGCGGTCGCTACGTCGATACGTCGGCGGCCTCGCTTTACCAGATGGTCGACTATCCGGAGGTCCGGATTCCGAGCCCCGACGGCATCGATCGCCCCCTGACGTATGACCTGGCCGTTGTGGAAAGCCCGAGCCAGGCGCAGCGGATCGCCCGTCAGGTGCTGCAGCGCAAGCAGCACCAGCGGACATTTACCGCGCCGTTCGACATCCGGGCGTGGAACTGGCCGGTCGGCGGCGTGGTGCCGTTCACCTTCTCACCGCTGGGCTTCGATCGAAAGCTGTTCCGGGTGGTGGAGCAGGAGATCGGCGAGGGCGGCACTTGCAACATGACGCTGCGGGAAGAGGCCGCGGAGATCTATGCGTGGGACGCCAACGATCTTCCTGCGGTTCAGGCAGTCGCTGCGCCGGCTTATGATCCAGCGAAGAACCCGTTCGCGCAGGCGATCAACGACACAGTCGATGTCAGCGAGCGCCTGATGATCAGCAACAGCTGGCCGAGTGGCGTCTCAATCACGGCTGGGGACGCCGGCGGCAGCACGACGATCAACGTGTCTGCCCACGAACGCGTCTACAGCGATCGAACGGTTTCGGTCGCCGCAAGCGCGCAGATCGGCCTCGCCTATTCCACGACATACTGGCTCTATTACGACGACGCCGCTCGATCCGGCGGTGATGTGTCGCTGCAGGCGACCACGACTTACGCGAACGCCTTCCCCTCAGACGCCAACCCGGCCCGCCACTATGTCGGCTGGATCCTCACGCCGGCCGCAGGCGGCGGCGGGTCCACCGGCGGCGGCGGCACGCCTCCCGGTGGCGGCGGCATGAACCCCATTCCCTAA
- a CDS encoding PaaI family thioesterase produces MSDQDDALPELSRTLGLVRVIEMNVEGRARLEYRAGQHMCHSGGVVQGGFVTGWIDAAMAHAAIAMGGPDIVPMSLELKVSFFAPARPGLVIAEGWVERRGRSTCFFEGRLLDATGRVLAKASSTLMLASRGRVEQASAAALPA; encoded by the coding sequence ATGAGCGATCAGGATGATGCACTCCCCGAGCTGAGCCGCACCTTGGGGCTGGTTCGAGTGATCGAAATGAATGTGGAGGGCCGAGCACGGCTCGAATATCGCGCGGGTCAGCACATGTGCCACTCAGGCGGCGTCGTTCAGGGAGGCTTTGTGACCGGTTGGATCGATGCTGCCATGGCGCATGCGGCGATCGCGATGGGCGGCCCCGATATCGTACCCATGTCGCTTGAACTGAAGGTAAGTTTCTTCGCACCCGCCCGGCCGGGACTCGTGATCGCGGAAGGCTGGGTAGAGCGCCGGGGCCGCAGCACCTGCTTTTTCGAAGGACGACTGCTCGACGCCACCGGCCGCGTCCTTGCAAAGGCCAGTTCGACCCTGATGCTCGCTTCGCGCGGCCGGGTCGAACAAGCCTCTGCGGCTGCCCTTCCAGCCTGA